AAGTAAGTGGACCAATTCCACTTCCAACAAAAAAAGAAATTTTCACTATTTTGAGATCTGTTCACGTTAACAAAAAATCTCGTGAGCAATTCGAAAGTAGAACACACCAAAGATTAATTATTATCAAAACAAACAGTTCTAATTCAAAAGTATTAGTAGACAAAATTAAAAGATTACAACTAAATTCTGGTGTTAAAGTAAATCTAGAATTATCATAGGAGAAATATGAAAGGTATTTTAGGTAAAAAAGTTGGAATGACACAACTATTTACAGAAGAAGGAATTAGTATTCCAGTTACTGTAATAGAAGTTCAACCTAATGTAGTTTCAAATGTTTTAACTAAAGAGAAAAATGG
This Mycoplasma sp. 1654_15 DNA region includes the following protein-coding sequences:
- the rpsJ gene encoding 30S ribosomal protein S10, which translates into the protein MDKIQIKLKAFDHRLIDTATAKIVLVAKEANAEVSGPIPLPTKKEIFTILRSVHVNKKSREQFESRTHQRLIIIKTNSSNSKVLVDKIKRLQLNSGVKVNLELS